One Athene noctua chromosome 32, bAthNoc1.hap1.1, whole genome shotgun sequence genomic region harbors:
- the LOC141972398 gene encoding uncharacterized protein LOC141972398 isoform X2: protein MDALCASLEQTRSLASVALGVAIIILFFLLVSPCILRVGMDALCASLEQTRSLARCREAEPNPRGSYSPTRFYRNLYRAQGTPDTPSPKSLGPARPRRGGG, encoded by the exons ATGGACGCGCTCTGCGCCTCCCTGGAGCAgacccggagcctggccag CGTCGCCCTCGGGGTCGCCAtcatcatcctcttcttcctcctcgtcTCTCCCTGCATCCTCCGCGTGGGGATGGACGCGCTCTGCGCCTCCCTGGAGCAgacccggagcctggccag GTGCCGGGAGGCCGAACCCAACCCGCGGGGGTCCTACAGCCCGACCCGCTTCTACAGGAACCTCTACAGGGCGCAGGGGACCCCAGACACCCCCTCCCCTAAATCCCTGGGGCCTGcacggccccgccgggggggagGATGA